One window of the Daphnia pulex isolate KAP4 chromosome 8, ASM2113471v1 genome contains the following:
- the LOC124200385 gene encoding glucoamylase S1-like: MRFEVTCLLIFAIFCGYSSSTETPKTDQERFLLTTASITFTTFTLIKKTTTTTSTFTSVTTCTTSTSTLTTCTIGRRRRGLFYDDATSQGRSRRGLFYNDDEVQNKEGGTFLPVETKSSEPSLEVANTSIDESSLIPLEIESGFVVPEGSPNRFLLAFGTSTVTSVVITTSTSSLTAICSSTTGFPLCGNAGK; the protein is encoded by the exons atgCGCTTTGAAGTTACCTGTCTACTCATCTTCGCCATTTTTTGCGGTTATTCTTCTTCAACGGAAACACCTAAAACCGACCAAGAGCGATTCTTGCTTACCACTGCTTCCATAACGTTTACCACTTTCAccctaattaaaaaaaccactACCACCACTTCAACTTTTACTTCCGTAACAACTTGTACCACCTCAACGTCAACTCTAACGACGTGCACCATTGGACGCCGGCGTCGTGGACTCTTTTACGACGATGCTACATCCCAGGGCCGCAGTCGCAGAGGGCTCTTCTATAACGACGATGAAGTCCAGAACAAGGAAGGTGGCACCTTTCTTCCCGTTGAAACAAA GTCAAGTGAGCCATCTTTAGAAGTAGCCAATACATCTATTGACGAATCGTCTCTAATTCCTTTGGAAATTGAATCTGGTTTCGTGGTGCCCGAAGGAAGTCCGAATCGATTTTTGTTGGCTTTCGGTACGTCAACTGTTACCAGTGTAGTCATCACTACATCAACGAGCAGCCTGACGGCTATTTGCAGTAGCACCACTGGCTTTCCTTTATGTGGGAATGCTGGAAAATAA
- the LOC124199763 gene encoding uncharacterized protein LOC124199763: MACSNRSLSHVVKFDGSNLPLWKLGLDVALEEHDVQSVTDGTCLMPPEMRAVHEPAEGQAVIDGAPVMLGPVLNADAIKDWKTKDCTARRILLSTIEEKLQNTLVGCKTAFQIWTRLSSQHNKCADNNRYVIQRKFLNYDYQQGHDAMSHISAIENLVEQLKNMGEAPTLLQICTKIIYTLPPHLRGFIATWEALPEQEQTIALLTAKILNEESKNEMFQPQDLGYFAASKGYRGGSRGGYGGRGGHSGGVRFQDGPPAKRARYTGPPCDFCTPMGTTAAHPTSECRKRTQAAKRDSANPAFINSPTVDFGLPAAFSPLARLDLTDWFADSGATAHLTNQKNILQNIVTVPVGSWVIQGIHQ, encoded by the exons atggcGTGCTCAAACAGAAGTTTAAGCCATGTGGTCAAATTTGATGGTAGCAACTTACCACTCTGGAAGTTGGGCCTGGACGTTGCACTAGAAGAACATGATGTTCAGAGTGTGACCGATGGCACCTGCCTCATGCCACCTGAG ATGCGAGCTGTCCATGAACCTGCTGAAGGACAAGCTGTGATCGATGGAGCCCCAGTCATGCTGGGACCAGTCCTAAATGCAGATGCAATTAAGGATTGGAAAACGAAAGATTGTACAGCACGTCGAATCTTACTCTCAACAATTGAGGAAAAACTGCAGAATACGTTGGTCGGATGCAAGACAGCTTTCCAAATATGGACAAGACTCTCGTCACAACACAACAAATGTGCAGACAACAACAGATACGTAATTCAACGAAAATTCCTTAACTACGACTACCAACAAG GCCATGACGCCATGTCCCACATCTCGGCCATTGAGAACCTTGTCGAACAACTCAAAAACATGGGTGAAGCCCCAACTCTTTTGCAAATCTGCACCAAGATTATCTACACTCTTCCACCTCACCTGCGTGGATTCATTGCAACATGGGAGGCTCTTCCAGAACAAGAACAGACGATTGCATTGCTGACAGCAAAGATTCTGAACGAAGAGAGTAAAAACGAAATGTTTCAGCCTCAAGATCTTGGATACTTTGCGGCTAGCAAAGGGTATCGAGGTGGCAGCAGAGGAGGATACGGTGGTAGAGGAGGCCATTCGGGCGGTGTCAGATTTCAAGACGGCCCACCTGCCAAAAGAGCCAGGTACACTGGTCCACCATGTGACTTCTGTACACCCATGGGCACTACCGCAGCACATCCAACCTCAGAATGTAGAAAACGGACTCAAGCAGCTAAACGAGACTCAGCTAACCCCGCCTTTATCAACTCACCCACCGTGGACTTTGGTTTACCAGCCGCCTTCAGTCCCCTAGCCCGTCTTGATTTAACCGATTGGTTCGCTGACTCTGGAGCCACGGCCCATCTTACAAATCAGAAGAATATTCTTCAAAACATCGTCACTGTTCCAGTAGGCAGCTGGGTCATACAAGGCATTCATCAGTAA
- the LOC124200405 gene encoding uncharacterized protein LOC124200405: MHSEKACIILLLAAFTVTQAQVEDTSNQPKDNARIFLSTFTVILSTVTSTATTTSVTTCTTSAGTLTTCSAGRRRRGLLYDEEENQGRTRRGLFYNDDDTETKDGSISFSENTAKRSVELTEAAAKSETTFEKTNSIPLTIQSGFSLPEGFPAGAPRFKLAYGTTTLTTTSTSLSTRSLTATCASTTNYSTCSNAGK, translated from the exons ATGCATTCTGAAAAAGCGTGTATAATACTGCTTTTAGCTGCCTTTACTGTCACTCAAGCGCAAGTCGAAGACACAAGCAATCAGCCGAAAGATAATGCTCGCATTTTTTTGAGTACTTTCACAGTGATCCTCTCCACAGTCACATCGACTGCTACCACTACATCTGTTACTACTTGCACCACGTCTGCGGGGACATTGACAACTTGCTCAGCTGGACGTCGTCGCCGTGGTCTCTTGTACGACGAGGAAGAAAACCAAGGTCGTACACGCCGTGGACTTTTctataatgatgatgataccGAAACGAAGGACGGTAGCATTTCTTTCTCTGAAAATACAGCTAAAAG ATCTGTCGAACTCACGGAAGCTGCTGCCAAATCCGAAActacttttgaaaaaacaaattcaatccCCCTAACCATTCAATCAGGATTTAGTTTACCAGAGGGATTCCCCGCAGGCGCTCCTCGGTTCAAACTGGCCTATGGCACGACAACATTGACAACTACATCAACTTCTCTCTCAACCCGTTCTTTGACGGCTACTTGTGCCAGCACCACAAACTATTCCACTTGCTCCAACGCTGGTAAATAG
- the LOC124200384 gene encoding uncharacterized protein LOC124200384: MINLVEEQHDVVIQHVEDQPINVLEPADEPPNLDMDIGDDHQVEELENLPLPQNAQRALEDNALLPEVIQPLDQHDIEQENALRRSDRTPKYSARYQEFRRSLGLTTLIDHFKIKHATALFNESFEPQSYKEALESEHVDKWMAAFKEEYDSLIANKTWEIVPLPPGSTSINC; the protein is encoded by the exons ATGATTAATCTGGTTGAAGAACAGCATGACGTCGTCATTCAACACGTAGAAGATCAGCCAATCAACGTCTTAGAACCAGCAGATGAACCACCTAACCTTGATATGGATATCGGTGATGATCATCAAGTGGAAGAGCTTGAAAACCTTCCACTTCCTCAAAATGCCCAACGTGCACTCGAGGATAATGCTCTACTTCCTGAAGTTATTCAACCTCTCGACCAACATGATATTGAACAGGAAAATGCTTTGCGAAGATCAGACCGCACTCCAAAGTACAGTGCGAGATATCAAGAGTTCCGACGATCACTCGGGTTGACGACACTAATCG atcatttcaaaattaagcATGCCACTGCTTTGTTCAACGAGTCTTTTGAACCACAGAGCTACAAGGAAGCTCTTGAATCTGAACATGTAGACAAATGGATGGCGGCatttaaagaagaatatgATTCGTTGATTGCAAACAAGACTTGGGAAATTGTTCCTCTTCCTCCCGGCAGTACCTCAATCAATTGCTAG